The following proteins are encoded in a genomic region of Oncorhynchus masou masou isolate Uvic2021 chromosome 19, UVic_Omas_1.1, whole genome shotgun sequence:
- the LOC135506052 gene encoding tyrosine-protein kinase SRK2-like, with protein sequence MDIRENCFLCCQTVFPCFNKPRSDSESATEKREIVVIKNDHAQGPKNRVLPPIPLEKPGYVYIALYDYTARTEEDLSFNAGDKLEALEKSAGDWWYAKALTGISAGKKGYIPANYVAPVESLDAEPWYFADTKRLDAEKLLLSEGNQHGAFLIRHCESQKGELSLSVLDRDKVKHYKLRKVDTGGYYVSRSRTFLTLRELVEHYSKLEDGLCVRLLEPCKKTEAPQTHGLSYNTADHWEIDRSSVKLLNKLGAGQFGEVYEGIWNDTTSVAVKTLKHGSMDAKDFLQEAQIMKKLRHPKLIQLYAVCTVEEPIYIITELMKNGSLLDYLQKSNSSSSKDMGMKLGVSDQIEMAAQVASGMAYLEQQNYIHRDLAARNVLVGENNVCKVADFGLARVFMMESENVYEAKEGTKFPVKWTAPEAIHGNKFTIKSDVWSFGILLYEIMTFGQMPYATMTNYQVVQRVPTGYRMPCPPNCPKVMYEIMSDCWKDNENDRPTFETLQWKLEDFFDLDVTSYDDANRY encoded by the exons ATGGACATTCGAGAGAATTGTTTTTTGTGTTGTCAGACTGTTTTCCCGTGTTTTAATAAACCACGGTCAGATTCAGAGTCGGCGACTGAAAAGAGAGAAATCGTTGTGATTAAAAATGATCACGCGCAGGGTCCCAAAAACAGGGTTTTGCCACCTATACCCCTTGAGAAACCGGGATACGTTTATATCGCTCTCTATGATTATACCGCCCGAACGGAGGAGGACTTGAGCTTCAACGCTGGGGACAAGTTAGAAGCTTTGGAAAAAAGTGCTGGCGATTGGTGGTACGCAAAAGCGCTCACTGGGATTTCAGCTGGCAAGAAGGGTTACATTCCAGCCAATTATGTGGCACCTGTGGAGAGTCTGGACGCTGAGCC ATGGTACTTTGCAGACACCAAGAGACTGGATGCTGAGAAGCTGCTTTTGTCAGAGGGGAACCAGCATGGAGCCTTCCTCATTAGACACTGTGAGAGTCAGAAAGGAGAGCTCTCACTCTCAG TATTGGACAGAGACAAAGTGAAGCACTACAAATTAAGGAAGGTGGACACTGGAGGCTACTATGTGTCAAGATCTAGGACGTTTCTGACTCTGAGGGAGTTAGTGGAACACTATTCCAAACTGGAGGATGGTCTCTGTGTGCGTTTGCTTGAACCATGTAAAAAG acggaggctcCTCAAACCCACGGTCTGTCCTACAACACAGCCGACCACTGGGAGATTGACCGGTCGTCTGTCAAACTGTTGAATAAACTGGGCGCTGGACAATTTGGAGAAGTCTATGAAGGCATCTGGAACGACACCACTTCAGTAGCCGTGAAGACCCTGAAACATG GCTCCATGGACGCTAAGGACTTCCTACAGGAGGCCCAGATCATGAAGAAACTGCGGCACCCCAAACTGATCCAGCTCTACGCTGTGTGTACTGTGGAGGAACCCATCTACATCATCACAGAGCTCATGAAGAATGGCAGTCTGTTGGACTACCTTCAGA AATCCAATAGCTCTTCCTCCAAGGACATGGGTATGAAGCTTGGTGTCTCGGACCAGATAGAGATGGCTGCTCAGGTGGCTTCTGGGATGGCCTACCTGGAGCAGCAGAACTACATCCACAGAGACCTGGCGGCACGCAACGTTCTGGTGGGAGAAAACAACGTCTGCAAGGTGGCTGACTTCGGACTCGCCAGAGTCTTCATG ATGGAGAGTGAGAATGTGTATGAAGCCAAAGAGGGCACTAAGTTTCCTGTGAAATGGACCGCCCCTGAAGCCATCCATGGCAACAAGTTCACCATCAAGTCTGATGTGTGGTCCTTCGGCATTCTGCTGTATGAGATCATGACCTTCGGTCAGATGCCCTATGCAA CCATGACCAACTACCAGGTGGTCCAACGTGTGCCCACGGGTTACAGGATGCCCTGCCCACCAAACTGTCCCAAGGTGATGTATGAGATCATGTCTGACTGCTGGAAGGACAATGAGAACGACAGACCCACCTTCGAAACCCTACAGTGGAAGCTGGAGGACTTCTTTGACCTGGATGTGACCTCTTACGATGATGCCAACCGTTACTAG